The Stenotrophomonas sp. ZAC14D1_NAIMI4_1 DNA segment CGGCAAGGCCGCGAAGACAGTAAAAAAGGTGTCGCTGGAGCTGGGCGGCAACGCGCCGTTCATCGTGTTCGAGGATGCCGATCTCGAAGCGGCGGTTGATGGCGCGATGCTGGCCAAGTTCCGCAACGCCGGCCAGACCTGCGTCTGCGTCAACCGCTTCCTGGTCCACGACGCCATCCACGATGCCTTCGTCGAGGCGCTGCGTGCACGCATCGCCGCGTTGAAGGTGGGCGCGGGCGAGGCCGAGGGCACGCAGATCGGCCCGCTGATCAACACCGCCGCAGTGGCCAAGGTGCAGTCGCACGTGGACGATGCGGTGGCCAAGGGCGGGCGCGTGCTGCTGGGCGGCGCCGTCGGCGCGCAGGGCGAGTGCTTCTACCAGCCGAGCCTGCTGGTCGATGCCACCGCAGAGATGCAGGTGGCGACCGACGAAACCTTCGGCCCGCTGGCTGCCGTGTTCCGCTTCCACGATGAGGCCGAGGCCGTGCGCCTGGCCAACGCCACCGATTCCGGGCTGGCCGCGTACTGCTACACCCGCGACCTCGGCCGCGCCTGGCGCATGAGCGAACGGCTGGACTACGGCATGGTCGGCATCAACCGCGCCGCCATCTCCAATGAAGTGGCGCCGTTTGGCGGCATCAAGCAGTCCGGGCTGGGGCGCGAGGGTTCGCGCTACGGCATCGAGGATTTCCTGGACATCAAGTACACCCTGTTCGGAGGCATCAGCGCATGAGCGATTCCCGCTTCGAGAAAGGCCTGCAGATCCGCCGCCACGTGCTGGGTGACGAATATGTGGATCGCGCCCTGGCGCAGGCCGATGCCTTCAGCCAGCCGCTGCAGGAACTGGTGACCGAGTACTGCTGGGGCACGGTGTGGGCGCGCAGCGACCTGGCGCTGGCCGAGCGCAGCCTGATCAACCTGGCGATGATTTCCGCGTTGAACCGGCCACACGAGCTGAAGATCCACGTCAAGGGCGCACTGCGCAACGGCGTCAGCCGCGAGAAGATCCGCGAGGTGCTGCTGCAGGTGGCGATCTACTGCGGCGTACCCGCTGCGGTCGACAGTTTCCGCGTGGCCCGCGAGGCCATCGCCGAGTTCGATGCCACCGAGACGTAAGCCCCAACCACCCCTCTCCATCGTTGCGCCCTGCCCGTGCCTTGCGGCGCGGTGGGCGCCCTGTTGCCCGAGGGTCCACTTTCCTGCTGTTCCTGCCTGGGAACCTGCCATGCATCCTGCGTTCCGTTTCGTCCGTTCGCCTCTTGTCCTGGCCCTGTGCCTGGCGTGTGCCTCGCTTGCACATGCCGATGCCCCCACCGAGGCCGTCGATACGCCTGCACCGGCACACACCGGCTGGACACTTGGCGGTGTCCTGCGCGGCCGCTGGGATGTGCGCTTCAACGACGCACACGGCGATGGCACCCGCCGCACCTCCAACCACCTGTCCTTCGACACGCTCATCCTGAAGGCCGACTATGACGGCAAGGACTATTTCGCCTCGGCCCAGTACCGCTTCTACGGCGGCAGCGTGCTGTACTCGCATGCGGGGGGCTACCGCAACTACCCCGGCGAAGTGAGCTTCCCGCTGCAGGCGTACGCCGGGCGCCGCTTCGCCAATGGCGACCGCGTGGCGGTGGGCCTGCAGCCGGTGGTGCTGGACGAGCAGTACTGGGGCGCGCAGGTGCTCGGCAGCATCGGCTTCGTGGTCGGCCTGGAAGAGGTGTACGCACCGGGCATCACCTACCGCCACGACGGCGAGGGCTACCGCCTGGCCGCCGGCTATTACCCCACGTCCACGCCGGATGGCAAGGGCATCAGCCGCGATGGGGCGCGCTACTCCACGGCCTTCGTGCAGGGCGACAGCTACGTGCCCAACGGCACCCGCACCTCGGAACGCGACCTGGTGGCGGCCACGCTCGACTGGGATCTGTACAGGCACGATGACATCACGGTCTCGGCCGCCGTCTCGGGCCTTTACTCCCGGCTGCAGGATGAAAGCGGGACGCCGCAGGGTGACGGTGAGCGCCGCGCGCTGGCGGCGAGCATCAAGGTGGGCAACGGCAGCTGGCGCGGCAAGCTGCTGGTGGCACGGCAGGACATCAGCCTGCCTGCAGCGCGCGATACGCACGTGATCACCGTGGGCGGTTTCGATGCGTCGTACAACATCGCCACGAAGGGCACAGTGGTGTTCGCCGAAGTGGGTCGCCCGGTGACACTGGGCGGGCAGGACGTCGATCTGTACGCCAGCCTGTCACGCTTCATCAAGGACGAAGCCGACTTCAAGGACAGCCAGCGCCTGACCCTGGGCGGCGCATGGACGCATGGCCGCCTGCGCGTATCCAGCGAGCTGCTGGTTGGCCGCAATGATCCGTTCGTGGGTGCCGGGCAGTACATCAGCGGCGCCGCAGAGGGCGGTGATGACCGCTACAAGACCTCGCTGTTCACGGTCATCGGCTACCGGTTCTGAGGCAATCGAACATCCACGCATGGCGTGGATCTACTGCGCGGCCGGGTATGGCCCTTGTTGCGGCGGAACACTGCACCTACCATCGGACCGCCCTTTCCCTTTCCCACCCCGATGACGACCTTCGCCGAACTCAACGCTGCCCAGCTGGCCACCCACGCCCTCAACATCTTCATCGCCGAGGGCCGCCACATCGAAGGCGCGCGCGTGATCTACCGTGCGCTGCAGCTCGACCCGCATGAACCCGATGCGCTGCGCAGCCTCAGCGATTTCCACGCCAACTCCGGCACCGAAGCCTTTTCGGCCGCCACCATGGAGTACGCCCTGTCCGGCGCGGTCGATCTGAGCACGGAAGAACGCCAGAAGCTGGAAGCGCTGCATTTCCTCGATATCTGGACCTGGGGCTTCGCCCGCCACAGCTCGGGTGAAGCACAGCTGAGTGCAGAGGCGTTCAAGAACCGCGATGACTTCGACGTCGATCACGCCGCCTACGCGGCCTTCCTCGGCACCATCGTCGAGCCGGCAGGATCGCCGCAGGCTGCTTTCCAGGCCGCGCACCGCCTGTCGGGCCTGATG contains these protein-coding regions:
- a CDS encoding NAD-dependent succinate-semialdehyde dehydrogenase, translated to MNVETSALFHQRALVAGQWITADSGEVDEILDPATQQVLGTVPRLGRAETERAIAAASAGWADWRATTAEHRSRVLKAWHRLLIENTETLARLLTAEQGKPLAEARAEIVYAASFVEWFAEEAKRVYGDIIPSPYPDARIMVTRQPIGIVAAVTPWNFPAAMITRKVAPALAAGCPCIVKPAAETPFTALAMADLALQAGVPAAMFSVVTGHAASIGDAFFDSEEVRKFTFTGSTPVGRMLYGKAAKTVKKVSLELGGNAPFIVFEDADLEAAVDGAMLAKFRNAGQTCVCVNRFLVHDAIHDAFVEALRARIAALKVGAGEAEGTQIGPLINTAAVAKVQSHVDDAVAKGGRVLLGGAVGAQGECFYQPSLLVDATAEMQVATDETFGPLAAVFRFHDEAEAVRLANATDSGLAAYCYTRDLGRAWRMSERLDYGMVGINRAAISNEVAPFGGIKQSGLGREGSRYGIEDFLDIKYTLFGGISA
- the pcaC gene encoding 4-carboxymuconolactone decarboxylase — translated: MSDSRFEKGLQIRRHVLGDEYVDRALAQADAFSQPLQELVTEYCWGTVWARSDLALAERSLINLAMISALNRPHELKIHVKGALRNGVSREKIREVLLQVAIYCGVPAAVDSFRVAREAIAEFDATET